The DNA sequence AACTGTTGCTTATTCATACCATTTTATTGCCAGCATCAAAAATCAGTTTCTCAGGCCTACTCAGGCATCCAGAAGTAATATTTGAGCAATTGGCTCAGCCTCGTGGGTAGTTGATTAACTATTGCTTAAACTTCGCAGGTCGACAGTTAGTTCATTGCACAAGGGACTTATTAACAATTGATTAGTCTCAAAAGCAAATATCAACAACTAATATTAGTTGCTAGAACAAACTTCTTTGCACAAACAGCAGAAACAAGGGATTGTTCCTGCAATTAGCAAAAAAACTTTAATGAAGATCTAGTTAAAGTTGAAGAGGCGCCTCCTGCTCTACGGATAAGGACTTCTTTTTAGGAGGAGTTCTAGTCACTTTAGGAGAGGATTGAGGGAATAAATCTTTCTTGATAGTATTCCAATTAATGAGGATAACCCCCACAGCGAGGATGCCGAGTAAAAGAAAATCGTTGGCGGTCATAGCGATAGTTGGCTTTGGGATATTCGAAAATAGTGTGCCTTAGGTGTGTTGTTTCACTGGGTCGCTTATGTACGTCAAAGTTAAGGGATTTATTATATAAAGGAAAGCTAAGATCATTTTACACTGGAAATTAGGCACAAAAAAAAGATAAATAAGTGGATACGGAGTTTTGCCAATTAAGAATCGTAAAGGATCAAATACTGGACTGAAAATCATCGCTAATTTTATTTACACAGAATTAAATTTTTTATTATTGTTTTTTTTGTGTTAATACAGAATTAAATTTTTAAAAACATTGACTTGTAACGATTCTTCCCATATCTTTGCCGAAGCAAATAAAAAGGATCGATATCCTTCCTTTTACCTTATAAAACATTCAATAAAAGGATCCCATGAAATTTCGCGTATCAATTATTTTGTTTCTATTGGCAGCCATTACGATCAGTGCCACCGCTCAGCAAGTGAAAATCAAGCCTGGTCAGATTCAGGCAGGTTTTAGTGTCGGACTTGTGCCAACTTATGTTGCAGATGTTACTACTACTATAGTACCCCCTATGAGTGCTACAGTAGACGTGTTTCTTAGTCCTAATTTTTCATTAGGTGGATTTGTTGCCTACTCTAAAGTAAGTGGAGAAAGTGTTTATGCCAACGCCGGTTTGGTAGAGTCTTTTGTTAACCAAACCTGGATGACAGGTCTTCGCACAACGATGCACAGTAACGATCTCAACGACTGGCGGGTATATGGTGGCTTCTCTATAGGAGCGACTTTACCTTCTATTGATAAAACAGTTGAGTTACTACCTGGAGAAAACATGCGTGACGATGATTTACCTTCTTTCTCTCGTCCAGCAGAAAATGGTTTCCTCTTTAGTGGTTATGTAGGTACCCGCCGGTATCTCAATAAAAACTGGAGTGCTTACGGTGAGGTAGGATTCGGTATTTCTCTCGTAAATATTGGATTAGCTCATAAATTTTAAGTGAGCGTATAAAAATAAGGTGATCCAATTTGGGTTTGGTAAAAAAAGATAAGCAACTGACTGAAATGGAAGCCTGCCTGCCTTGCGGCGAGCAGACAGGTTGCGTTCTTTTTCTTACTAAGCCTTGAAACAAATTGGATCATCTTATTTTAGCTCGAATACTAAGGTGTGTTGGGGGATAATTTTCCGCTTATCTTTAGGGCTTAATAAATAATAACTAACATGGATTTATCCCTAATACCTCATTTAAAGCATCTTTCAACAGGAAATTTTTTCCTCATCGCAGGACCTTGTGCTATTGAGGGTGAAGAGATGGCACTGTCTATTGCAAAAGAGGTTTCTGCCTTGTGTAACCGTTTGGAGATTCCTTATATTTTTAAGGGTTCTTATCGCAAAGCTAACCGTTCACGCTTAGATTCTTTTACGGGAATTGGCGATGAAAAGGCACTAAAAATTTTGCAAAAAGTTCGGGAAGAATTTGGTGTACCTGTAACGACAGATATCCATACGGAAGAAGAAGCGGCATTAGCTGCAGCTTATGTGGACATCTTGCAAATACCTGCTTTTCTTTGTCGGCAGACCAGCTTATTGGTAGCTGCTGCAGAAACGGGAAAAGTCGTTAATGTCAAAAAAGGACAATTTTTGAGCCCCGATGCGATGCGTTTTGCGCAGGACAAGGTACTCGAGAGTGGCAATGAGAAAGTAATCCTGACCGAAAGAGGGACTACTTTTGGTTACCAAGATTTGGTCATTGACTTCAGAGGAATTCCAACGATGCAATCGTTTGGCGCAACGGTGGTACTGGATTGTACGCATTCTTTGCAACAGCCCAATCAGGCTAGCGGTGTAACAGGTGGGCAACCTGCATTAATTGGAGCAGTCGCTCGTGCTGGTATTGCGGTTGGGGTAGATGGTTTGTTCATAGAAACACATCCCGAGCCTGCTAAAGCAAAAAGTGATGGCGCAAATATGTTGCCTTTAGCACAATTGGAAGGCCTGTTGGAACAACTGGTTGTTATACGTTCGGCCATAAAATAAACCGATTCATCGTATTTATTTGGTCTTTTATTTGGCTTAATGTTGTTTTTCTGGTATAAAACCAGTATATTATACATCGATTAGCAGGGTATGTTTCCCCGCTTGTTTTTGATCAAACTACACTTATTATGAAAGGATCCCGTACCACTCTTGTCGCGTTGTTATTGGTGACTGCGGCGGGCCTTTTTGCCCAAACCGTGGAAAAAACCTTTGTGCGTTCTTTTAATTTACAAGGAGCTCAAGAAACGGTGTTGCAATTTGAAGGCGCCGTGGAAGTCCAGACTTGGAATCAGTCAATTGCCCGAATCCAGATGACTGTAGGGCTCGAAAGAGGCTCTGATACTATGCTGCGCTCATTGGCACAAGCAGGCCGTTATAACTTGAAGGGACAATTAGAAAATGATCAATACTTGATCTCAGTCCCTGGCTTAAGTCGCGAAGTGTCCGTAAACGGGCAAACGCTAGCCGAAAATATCACTTACGTCGTATTTGTTCCAGAGAATGTGCGCGTAAACATCGAAAACAGTACGTCCGCCGCTGGATTTTAATAACAATTTACGGTACAAAGACGTTCTTTGCTGTGGGTTATCTTCCAAGAAAGGGAGGTAACCCACATTGTTTTTATTCAACGGAAGTTGGTGCTTATCTCTGCTACCAATTCTTGTTTTATGAACTTGATATATGAAAAATCTTCGAGCTTTAGCCCTTGTTGTCGGTCTCTTTGTTGTTCTGCACAATGTGGCAGTTGCCCAAATTCATGATCGTCTTCACTGGGTTTTTCCGGTAGATTCTGTTGAACAGATCAACTTTGATTTGGTTGATCCCTTCGAGGTAGAAAACTGGGCGGGTAATCAGATAATGGTTACCTCTGAGATCACCGTTTATAATGCTACCAAAGGGATAATGAAATTCTTCATTGAAGAAAATAAAAGGTGGGAAGTCATTGATACCGTTCAAAATGGTGTGCTTACAATTGACTCCTACCAGTCTAGAAGAGCACCCATTCAATCAAGAGGGGAAGAATGTTATGAAATCGTAAGAGTAAAGGTGTTTTTACCTTCTGAATACATAAAGATGCCAGAAAGCGAAAGCTGGATGCGGAAAAAAGAAGAGGAAGAAAGTCAAGAATAATTATTTTTGTGCTGTGACTGATTTTTCATTCTCTGAGCATCAAAGTGGCTAGAGAACCAATTTTTCGGATAAATACCGAACATGCCTAAGATAATAGAAGTAAAATTGCTGCCTTCCGAGCTTCATCAGGAAGATGTCTTGCGTGCACGTTTGTTAAAGCAACTGCGATGTGCGGATAAAGATTTGAAAAGCTTCAGAGTCGTTCGTCGAAGTGTGGATGCCAGAGCACGCCAACCGCTTTTTCTTTTGCGCGTCGAAGCCTACGTCAATGAAGCATTTGAAGGCGAACCGGCGCTGCTCGACCAGTTGCAAATGGTAGACCAGGCTCCAGAAGTAATTATTGTTGGAGCAGGACCTGCAGGGATGTTTGCAGCACTTGAGTTAATTGAGTGTGGTCTCAAACCAATAATTCTTGAGCGAGGCAAAGATGTACGGGCTCGCCGCAGAGACCTCCGAGCTATTCAACAGTTTGGCGAAGTCAATCCTCATTCCAATTATTGTTTTGGCGAAGGTGGCGCTGGTACTTACTCCGACGGTAAACTATACACGCGCTCTCACAAAAGAGGGAACATAGAAAAAGCACTGCGACTTTTTGTTGAACACGGTGCAACCAGCGATATTTTAGTGGATGCCCATCCGCATATTGGTTCCAATAAACTTCCTAATATTGTTGCTAACATTAGAGAAACAATTATTCACTACGGTGGCGAAGTGCGTTTTGAAAACCACGTAACTGACTTTATTCTTGAAGACGGAGTGCTGAAGGGAGTGGTAGTGAATGATCAGGAAGAACTACGTGCAAAAGCGGTGATTTTAGCAACGGGGCATTCTGCACGCGATATTTTTCATCTACTTCATCAACGAGGTATTTATATCGAAGCGAAGCCTTTCGCATTAGGTGTGCGCATTGAACACCCCCAACCTTTAATTGATAAGATCCAGTATGGCCAGCCCCAAAGGGATCATAATCTTCCCGCTTCTAGCTATCGCTTGGCTTGCCAGGTGAAAAACCGTGGGGTATTCAGTTTTTGTATGTGCCCCGGTGGTTTGGTGGTGCCTGCGGCCACGGCACCAGGTGAGTTGGTGGTTAATGGAATGAGTATGAGTCGGCGAGATTCTCCTTATGCCAACTCCGGGACAGTGGTTGCTGTTGAGATGGAAGATTTAGCTCCTTTTGCTGATCATGGTGTATTTGCTGGCCTGGCGTTTCAGGAAGCGGTTGAGAAGAAGTTTTTTCAATACGGAACGGGTGGTCAGCAAGCTCCTTCGGCGCGGTTGACTGATTTTGTACAGAAAAAAGTTTCTTCGAGCCTTCCGGGGAGTTCTTATATTCCGGGACTTTATGCTGCACCTGTCCATGATTTATTACCCAAAGGGATTTATCAAAGATTACAGGAAGGTGTGCAGATGTTTGGTCGTAAAATGAAGGGGTATTACACCGAGGAGGCTACGGTGATCGGTACGGAAAGCCGAACCAGCTCGCCGGTCAAAATTCCGCGCTCCAGGGAAACTTACATGCACGAACAGACAAGTGGTCTTTTCCCTTGTGGAGAAGGTGCTGGTTATGCCGGAGGAATCATTTCAGCGGCCATGGATGGCCAAAATGTGGCACGGGCAGTCGCCCAATTTTATCAAAAAAATAGTTAGCATAAGCTATTTTAGCTTATCCTCAACTTCCTACTATCGTCAATATGAAACACATTTTTGATTTGTTAGGACGCCTGTTTTTGTCCTTTATCTTTTTCTATGAAGCGTATGACTCGATAAAGTTCTTCAAGGATACAAAGGTATTGATGACCAACTATGGCTTGACCTGGCGCCAGGATTTTCTCCTTTACGGAGCAATTTTTTGTCTGATCCTCGGTGCTACTTCTATACTAACCGGTTACCGGGCTAAATTAGGGACCTTTCTGCTGCTGCTCTATTGGGTGCC is a window from the Lewinella sp. LCG006 genome containing:
- the kdsA gene encoding 3-deoxy-8-phosphooctulonate synthase, with the translated sequence MPHLKHLSTGNFFLIAGPCAIEGEEMALSIAKEVSALCNRLEIPYIFKGSYRKANRSRLDSFTGIGDEKALKILQKVREEFGVPVTTDIHTEEEAALAAAYVDILQIPAFLCRQTSLLVAAAETGKVVNVKKGQFLSPDAMRFAQDKVLESGNEKVILTERGTTFGYQDLVIDFRGIPTMQSFGATVVLDCTHSLQQPNQASGVTGGQPALIGAVARAGIAVGVDGLFIETHPEPAKAKSDGANMLPLAQLEGLLEQLVVIRSAIK
- a CDS encoding NAD(P)/FAD-dependent oxidoreductase, whose amino-acid sequence is MPKIIEVKLLPSELHQEDVLRARLLKQLRCADKDLKSFRVVRRSVDARARQPLFLLRVEAYVNEAFEGEPALLDQLQMVDQAPEVIIVGAGPAGMFAALELIECGLKPIILERGKDVRARRRDLRAIQQFGEVNPHSNYCFGEGGAGTYSDGKLYTRSHKRGNIEKALRLFVEHGATSDILVDAHPHIGSNKLPNIVANIRETIIHYGGEVRFENHVTDFILEDGVLKGVVVNDQEELRAKAVILATGHSARDIFHLLHQRGIYIEAKPFALGVRIEHPQPLIDKIQYGQPQRDHNLPASSYRLACQVKNRGVFSFCMCPGGLVVPAATAPGELVVNGMSMSRRDSPYANSGTVVAVEMEDLAPFADHGVFAGLAFQEAVEKKFFQYGTGGQQAPSARLTDFVQKKVSSSLPGSSYIPGLYAAPVHDLLPKGIYQRLQEGVQMFGRKMKGYYTEEATVIGTESRTSSPVKIPRSRETYMHEQTSGLFPCGEGAGYAGGIISAAMDGQNVARAVAQFYQKNS
- a CDS encoding DoxX family protein, translated to MKHIFDLLGRLFLSFIFFYEAYDSIKFFKDTKVLMTNYGLTWRQDFLLYGAIFCLILGATSILTGYRAKLGTFLLLLYWVPVTFIVHDFWNMPDPQHRIEGIHFMKNMAIIGGLMMVFANGVGKYSIKRLFATSRVRNV